In Thiospirochaeta perfilievii, a single window of DNA contains:
- a CDS encoding PocR ligand-binding domain-containing protein, with translation MEKITSSEHFESISKLRILDLLDRDFLNSLCLSFTEITGLATAIADIDGTILVATGWQDLCTKYHRKNPITLKRCLESDNFLNTQIKSGENYTIYKCQNGLIDAAIPIIISGRHLGNLYIGQFFIQGDKPNEEYFRNQAEEVGIKDVEGYIEAYNSILSIKEEQVKIILNFLAQILELIGHGVSRDEELLIMFSSTGNAIIITDLDSNIEKMNTYSEKLTGYKLMDVKGEKLNKVFNIVSASNNTPMENPVSRVLKYGQYIEENSDTVLHSKDKSKYYVSHSAGPMYDNRGNKSSIVIIFRDISDKIAREIEKDELVEKLAHSQRLEAVGQLAGGVAHDFNNMLSGVIGAAELLKSPKLKLDEKGLKYVDLIIQAVSRASDLTNKLLTFSSKNVSSLNNIYLHELIDESVGILDKSIDKKNIIKVNKSAENDKVLGDKTNLQNVIINLGINSSHAMPNGGEITISTKNIYLDAEYCKDSTFDVEPGNYIKIDFRDNGQGISSKNIKKIFEPFFTTKEQGKGTGLGLSTVYGVVKEHNGIISVYSAMNFGTVFHIYIPCSTVEDESVLIEEKKIINGAGNILFVDDEDLLRLTGEKMLKGMGYNVFLAANGLEAIDIYKKNRNSIDVVIMDMVMPVMSGYEAFYKLREIDKDCRIIISSGFTKDGNIQELKSNGLDGFIHKPYRNYQLGKLLDHILKK, from the coding sequence TTGGAAAAAATTACAAGTAGTGAACATTTTGAATCTATAAGTAAATTAAGAATACTAGATCTACTAGATAGAGATTTTTTAAACTCTTTATGTCTGTCTTTTACTGAAATAACAGGTCTTGCAACAGCAATTGCTGATATAGATGGAACCATTCTTGTCGCAACAGGTTGGCAGGATTTGTGTACTAAATACCATCGTAAAAACCCAATAACACTAAAACGGTGTCTAGAGAGTGACAATTTTTTAAATACACAAATAAAATCAGGTGAGAATTATACCATCTATAAGTGTCAAAATGGCCTTATCGATGCAGCTATTCCAATTATTATAAGTGGAAGACACCTAGGAAATCTCTACATTGGTCAATTTTTTATCCAGGGGGATAAACCTAATGAAGAGTATTTTAGAAATCAGGCAGAAGAAGTTGGAATAAAGGATGTTGAGGGCTACATAGAGGCTTATAATAGTATTCTTAGTATAAAAGAGGAACAGGTAAAGATAATTTTAAACTTTTTAGCCCAGATTCTAGAGCTTATTGGCCACGGAGTTAGTAGGGATGAAGAACTTCTTATTATGTTTAGCTCCACTGGTAATGCAATAATTATTACAGATCTAGACTCTAATATAGAAAAAATGAATACATATTCGGAAAAGTTAACTGGTTATAAACTAATGGATGTAAAGGGGGAGAAACTAAACAAAGTATTTAATATCGTATCAGCAAGTAATAACACTCCAATGGAAAATCCCGTATCTAGAGTTTTAAAGTATGGTCAATATATAGAAGAAAATAGCGATACAGTTTTACACTCTAAAGATAAATCTAAGTATTATGTTTCACACAGCGCTGGCCCTATGTATGATAATAGGGGGAATAAAAGTTCTATAGTTATTATATTTAGAGATATAAGTGATAAAATAGCTAGAGAGATAGAGAAGGATGAGTTAGTTGAGAAGTTAGCCCACAGCCAAAGATTAGAGGCTGTAGGACAGTTAGCAGGGGGAGTAGCCCACGACTTCAACAATATGTTATCAGGTGTTATAGGTGCAGCAGAACTACTAAAATCTCCTAAACTAAAGTTAGATGAGAAAGGCTTAAAATATGTAGACTTAATAATCCAAGCCGTATCTAGAGCAAGTGATTTAACAAATAAGTTATTAACCTTTTCAAGTAAAAACGTATCCTCATTAAATAATATATATCTACATGAATTAATAGATGAGTCTGTTGGGATCCTTGATAAGAGTATTGATAAAAAAAATATAATAAAAGTTAATAAAAGCGCTGAAAATGATAAGGTCTTAGGTGATAAAACAAATCTACAAAATGTTATAATTAACCTAGGTATAAACTCATCCCATGCTATGCCAAATGGTGGAGAGATTACTATTAGTACAAAAAATATATATTTAGATGCAGAGTACTGTAAAGATTCTACCTTCGATGTAGAACCAGGGAACTATATAAAAATTGATTTTAGGGATAATGGACAGGGAATTTCCTCAAAGAATATTAAAAAGATTTTTGAACCTTTTTTTACAACTAAAGAGCAGGGGAAAGGAACAGGTTTAGGACTATCTACTGTTTACGGTGTTGTAAAGGAGCATAATGGAATTATAAGTGTCTATAGTGCTATGAACTTTGGAACCGTATTTCATATCTATATACCCTGTAGTACTGTAGAGGATGAGTCGGTACTAATAGAGGAAAAAAAAATTATAAATGGTGCTGGTAATATTCTTTTTGTCGATGATGAGGATTTATTAAGATTAACAGGTGAAAAGATGTTAAAGGGTATGGGGTATAACGTATTTTTAGCAGCAAATGGGTTAGAAGCCATAGATATATATAAAAAAAATAGAAATAGTATTGATGTTGTAATTATGGATATGGTTATGCCAGTAATGAGTGGTTATGAGGCCTTTTACAAGTTAAGAGAGATAGATAAGGATTGTAGAATTATAATATCATCAGGCTTTACAAAGGATGGAAACATTCAAGAGCTTAAGAGTAATGGTTTAGATGGTTTTATACATAAACCATACAGAAACTATCAATTAGGTAAGCTTCTAGATCATATTTTAAAAAAATAA